The Bubalus bubalis isolate 160015118507 breed Murrah chromosome 16, NDDB_SH_1, whole genome shotgun sequence genome window below encodes:
- the LOC112579465 gene encoding olfactory receptor 52J3-like, whose translation MTYHNGSTFHPITFFLIGIPGLEEVHGWISMPFCSVYLVALLGNVTILLVIKMDQTLREPMFYFLAILSTIDLALSTTSVPCMLGIFWFNAHEINFGACVAQMFLIHAFTGIEAGVLVAMAFDCYVAICAPLHSTAILTSWVLMSITLYIIIFAVLLTLPMIYLIYWLPFCQAHVIIPHSYCEHMGIAKLSCGNIRVNGIYGLFVVSVFLLNPVPIGISYVYILRAVFHLPSQDARLKALSTCASRIAVLCVFYIPSLFSFLSHRFGHNVPHYIHILVANLYLVIPPSLNPIIYGVRTKQIRE comes from the coding sequence ATGACATATCACAATGGGAGCACTTTTCATCCAATCACATTTTTCCTCATTGGAATCCCAGGTCTGGAAGAGGTCCATGGCTGGATCTCCATGCCTTTCTGCTCTGTTTACCTTGTGGCTTTACTGGGCAATGTCACAATTCTATTGGTCATCAAGATGGACCAGACCCTCAGGGAGCCCATGTTCTACTTCCTGGCCATTCTTTCAACAATTGATTTGGCCCTTTCAACAACCTCAGTACCCTGTATGCTGGGTATCTTCTGGTTTAATGCTCATGAGATCAACTTTGGAGCTTGTGTGGCCCAGATGTTCCTGATTCATGCTTTCACTGGCATAGAGGCTGGGGTCCTGGTAGCAATGGCCTTTGACTGTTATGTGGCGATCTGTGCTCCACTCCACTCCACAGCCATCCTGACGTCCTGGGTACTCATGAGCATCACTTTGTACATTATAATTTTTGCAGTCTTGCTTACACTTCCTATGATCTATCTCATCTACTGGCTACCCTTTTGCCAGGCTCATGTAATAATACCTCATTCCTACTGCGAGCACATGGGAATTGCAAAACTGTCCTGTGGAAACATCCGTGTCAATGGTATTTATGGGCTCTTTGTGGTCTCTGTTTTTCTCCTAAACCCAGTCCCTATTGGCATCTCCTATGTTTATATACTCCGGGCTGTTTTCCATCTGCCATCCCAAGATGCACGGCTAAAAGCCCTAAGCACATGTGCCTCCCGCATTGctgtcctctgtgttttctatatcccctcactcttctctttcctcagccACCGATTTGGACACAACGTACCCCACTATATTCACATTCTTGTTGCCAATCTCTATTTGGTTATCCCACCATCGCTCAACCCCATCATTTATGGTGTGAGGACCAAACAAATACGGGAGTGA